The following are encoded in a window of Amycolatopsis lexingtonensis genomic DNA:
- a CDS encoding PQQ-dependent sugar dehydrogenase — protein sequence MSGFSALRRGALAVAGVLAAALVPVLATPVNAAAPAAAAALPPDSKFQKVTLHTETANPMALDVAPDGRVFYIDRLGDVKVVKPNGTTVLSTHLDVFTANESGGLNIAVDPGFATNQWVYVYYSPNSAGNVDRLSRFTVTGDTIDRSTEKVVLDVPVQRAECCHHGAGMVIDKKNGNLWLSPGDNTNPFASDGYSPLDRRSGRAYWDAERTAGNTNSLSGKVLRIHPETNGTYTIPSGNLFAPGTANTRPEIYTMGERNPFRMGLDPKTGYPLVANYGPDAGSANANRGPENTVEWDVVSKPGNAGWPFCIGPNLAYNQYDFATGTSGAKFDCAGGPTNSSPNNTGLTKLPPAIPAQVYYHYTADPAHFPQLSGGAPMAGPVYRYDPDLASTRKWPVDFDGRAVFAEWNTSSMYTFQLDSGGTNVTSIDPLLPSVKFNRPMDFKFGPDGALYVIEWGTGYGGGNSDASIDRVDYLGGGSAAPVAKAAADRTSGPAPLTVNFSSAGSADPGGSTLRYSWNFGDGTTSTAANPSHTYAAGNYTAVLTVTNSAGATGTASVAITAGNTAPTVTITDPPAGGLFEWGDKVNFAVTVTDPEDGTIDCSQVTVQAYLGHDEHGHPLDQYHGCTAEVQTTLSSGHNENDNIFYVVEASYTDKGGAGGSGPITGRAQVILQPKVKQAEFFTATGRTADGKGTDTAGVTVEAATDPMGGGSSAAFVQDGDWWSFDPIALDNITGLSVRASSGGSGGTLEVRRNAPDGALVASVPITGTGGWQNWQDFAVSLASPPTGTGKLYFVARNPAGQGGAAYLFNVNWVHFTGSGVGQPGTPASGKQIVGTQSGRCVEVPNSSTANGTQVQLRDCGSQAANQQWTYTSGKQLVVYGNKCLDASGQGTANGTQVIIWDCHSQVNQQWNVNTNGTITGVQSGLCLDANAQGTANGTKIILWSCGGQANQQWSLR from the coding sequence ATGTCCGGATTTTCCGCGCTGCGCCGCGGCGCGCTGGCGGTGGCCGGGGTACTGGCCGCCGCGCTGGTCCCGGTGCTCGCGACCCCCGTGAACGCCGCCGCACCGGCCGCCGCGGCGGCGCTGCCGCCGGACTCGAAGTTCCAGAAGGTCACCCTGCACACCGAAACGGCCAACCCGATGGCGCTCGACGTGGCCCCGGACGGGCGGGTCTTCTACATCGACCGGCTCGGGGACGTGAAGGTCGTCAAGCCGAACGGCACCACGGTCCTTTCCACGCACCTCGACGTCTTCACGGCCAACGAGTCCGGCGGGCTCAACATCGCGGTGGACCCGGGTTTCGCGACGAACCAATGGGTGTACGTCTACTACTCGCCGAACAGCGCCGGCAACGTCGACCGGCTGAGCCGCTTCACCGTCACCGGCGACACCATCGACCGGTCGACCGAGAAGGTCGTGCTGGACGTGCCGGTGCAGCGCGCCGAATGCTGCCACCACGGCGCGGGCATGGTCATCGACAAGAAGAACGGGAACCTGTGGCTGTCGCCGGGTGACAACACCAACCCCTTCGCCTCGGACGGCTACAGCCCGCTCGACCGGCGTTCCGGGCGGGCGTACTGGGACGCCGAACGCACCGCGGGCAACACCAACAGCCTGTCCGGCAAGGTCCTGCGGATCCACCCGGAGACGAACGGCACCTACACGATCCCGTCGGGCAACCTGTTCGCACCCGGCACGGCGAACACCCGCCCGGAGATCTACACGATGGGTGAGCGCAACCCGTTCCGGATGGGCCTCGACCCGAAGACCGGCTACCCGCTGGTCGCCAACTACGGCCCGGACGCCGGGTCGGCCAACGCGAACCGCGGGCCGGAGAACACCGTGGAGTGGGACGTCGTCAGCAAGCCCGGCAACGCCGGCTGGCCGTTCTGCATCGGCCCGAACCTGGCCTACAACCAGTACGACTTCGCCACCGGCACCTCCGGCGCGAAGTTCGACTGCGCGGGCGGCCCGACCAACAGCTCGCCGAACAACACCGGCCTGACCAAGCTGCCGCCGGCCATCCCGGCGCAGGTGTACTACCACTACACCGCCGACCCGGCGCACTTCCCGCAGCTCTCCGGTGGCGCGCCGATGGCAGGCCCGGTCTACCGGTACGACCCGGACCTCGCCTCCACCCGCAAGTGGCCCGTGGACTTCGACGGCCGGGCGGTCTTCGCCGAGTGGAACACCAGCTCGATGTACACCTTCCAGCTCGACAGCGGCGGCACGAACGTCACCTCGATCGACCCGCTGCTGCCGTCGGTGAAGTTCAACCGGCCGATGGACTTCAAGTTCGGCCCGGACGGCGCGCTCTACGTCATCGAATGGGGCACCGGGTACGGCGGCGGGAACAGCGACGCGTCCATCGACCGGGTCGACTACCTCGGTGGCGGCTCCGCCGCGCCGGTCGCGAAGGCCGCCGCGGACCGCACCAGCGGGCCCGCCCCGCTCACCGTGAACTTCTCCAGCGCCGGCTCGGCCGACCCGGGCGGCTCCACGTTGCGTTACAGCTGGAACTTCGGGGACGGCACCACGTCCACCGCGGCGAACCCGAGCCACACCTACGCCGCGGGCAACTACACCGCCGTGCTCACCGTGACGAACTCGGCCGGGGCCACCGGGACCGCGAGCGTCGCGATCACCGCGGGCAACACGGCGCCGACGGTCACCATCACCGATCCACCGGCCGGCGGGCTGTTCGAGTGGGGCGACAAAGTGAACTTCGCCGTCACGGTCACCGATCCCGAGGACGGGACGATCGACTGCTCGCAGGTGACCGTCCAGGCCTACCTCGGCCACGACGAGCACGGGCACCCGCTCGACCAGTACCACGGCTGCACCGCCGAGGTGCAGACCACGCTTTCCTCGGGGCACAACGAAAACGACAACATCTTCTACGTCGTCGAAGCGTCCTACACGGACAAGGGCGGCGCCGGCGGATCGGGCCCGATCACCGGCCGCGCCCAGGTGATCCTGCAACCGAAGGTGAAGCAGGCCGAGTTCTTCACCGCCACCGGCCGCACCGCGGACGGGAAGGGCACCGACACCGCGGGCGTCACCGTGGAGGCCGCGACCGACCCGATGGGCGGCGGCAGCAGCGCGGCGTTCGTCCAGGACGGCGACTGGTGGTCCTTCGACCCGATCGCCCTGGACAACATCACCGGTCTGAGCGTCCGGGCGTCTTCGGGCGGCTCCGGCGGCACGCTCGAGGTGCGCCGCAACGCGCCGGACGGCGCACTGGTCGCCTCGGTGCCGATCACCGGCACCGGCGGCTGGCAGAACTGGCAGGACTTCGCCGTCAGCCTGGCGAGCCCGCCCACCGGTACCGGGAAGCTCTACTTCGTGGCCCGCAACCCCGCCGGCCAGGGCGGAGCCGCCTACCTGTTCAACGTCAACTGGGTGCACTTCACCGGCTCAGGCGTCGGCCAGCCGGGCACCCCGGCCTCGGGCAAGCAGATCGTGGGGACGCAGTCCGGCCGGTGCGTGGAGGTACCGAACTCCTCGACGGCCAACGGGACCCAGGTGCAGCTGCGCGACTGCGGCAGCCAGGCCGCCAACCAGCAGTGGACCTACACCAGCGGCAAGCAGCTGGTGGTCTACGGGAACAAGTGCCTGGACGCGTCCGGGCAGGGCACGGCCAACGGCACGCAGGTCATCATCTGGGACTGCCACAGCCAGGTGAACCAGCAGTGGAACGTCAACACCAACGGCACCATCACCGGCGTCCAGTCGGGGCTGTGCCTCGACGCGAACGCCCAGGGCACGGCCAACGGCACGAAAATCATCCTCTGGTCCTGCGGCGGCCAGGCCAACCAGCAGTGGAGCCTGCGATGA
- a CDS encoding ThuA domain-containing protein: MTTLSRALRVVFPLAALILAFAAPVPTANAAAFKVLVFSKTTGFRHDSIPAGIAAIRQLGQQNDFAVDATEDDAVFTDAGLAPYAAVVFLSTTGDPVGTQAGKDAFRRYIEHGGGFAGIHAASDSGYDWTWYGQLVGAYFKQHPAQQNALVKVEDANHPSTQGLPAQYTRYDEWYDFRANPRPSVHVLTTVDESSYSGATMGADHPMTWCHDFDGGRAWYTGMGHTIESFSEPNFLHLLLGGIRTAAGAVPADCSVATTPPPSGKQIVGAQSGRCVEVPNASTANGTQVQLRDCVAGQANQTWTYTAGKQLTVYGNKCLDASGRGTANGTPVIIWDCTGQSNQQWNVNANTITGVQSNLCLDASGRGTANGTKIILWSCGGQANQQWTLR; encoded by the coding sequence GTGACGACGCTGTCCCGTGCTCTCCGCGTGGTTTTCCCGCTCGCCGCACTGATCCTGGCGTTCGCGGCGCCCGTTCCCACCGCGAACGCGGCGGCCTTCAAAGTGCTGGTGTTCTCCAAGACCACCGGATTCCGGCACGACTCCATCCCGGCCGGGATCGCCGCGATCCGGCAACTGGGCCAGCAGAACGACTTCGCGGTGGACGCCACCGAGGACGACGCGGTGTTCACCGACGCCGGCCTGGCCCCGTACGCCGCCGTGGTCTTCCTGTCCACGACCGGCGACCCGGTCGGCACGCAGGCCGGGAAGGACGCCTTCCGGCGCTACATCGAGCACGGCGGCGGCTTCGCCGGCATCCACGCCGCGTCCGACAGCGGCTACGACTGGACCTGGTACGGCCAGCTCGTCGGGGCCTACTTCAAGCAGCACCCGGCGCAGCAGAACGCGCTCGTCAAGGTCGAAGACGCGAACCACCCGTCCACGCAAGGGCTGCCGGCCCAGTACACCCGCTACGACGAGTGGTACGACTTCCGGGCCAACCCGCGTCCCTCGGTCCACGTTCTGACCACTGTGGACGAATCGAGCTACTCGGGCGCCACGATGGGCGCGGACCACCCCATGACGTGGTGCCACGACTTCGACGGCGGCCGTGCCTGGTACACCGGCATGGGCCACACGATCGAAAGCTTCAGCGAACCGAACTTCCTGCACCTGCTGCTGGGCGGGATCCGGACCGCGGCCGGGGCGGTCCCCGCCGACTGTTCGGTCGCCACCACGCCGCCGCCGTCGGGCAAGCAGATCGTGGGCGCGCAGTCGGGCCGGTGCGTGGAGGTGCCGAACGCTTCGACGGCGAACGGGACGCAGGTGCAGCTGCGGGACTGCGTGGCGGGCCAGGCGAACCAGACGTGGACCTACACCGCGGGCAAGCAGCTGACGGTGTACGGCAACAAGTGCCTGGACGCCTCCGGCCGCGGCACGGCCAACGGCACCCCGGTGATCATCTGGGACTGCACCGGGCAGTCCAATCAGCAGTGGAATGTTAACGCGAACACGATTACCGGCGTCCAGTCGAACCTGTGCCTGGACGCCTCCGGCCGCGGTACGGCCAACGGCACGAAGATCATCCTGTGGTCCTGCGGTGGGCAGGCCAACCAGCAGTGGACCCTGCGCTGA
- a CDS encoding FadR/GntR family transcriptional regulator, with product MTRDEETAPPAPYRPGYEVVAEQILQLIAELELKPGDRMPTEVELAARMGTSRTVVREAVKILSAIGRVRAHKGRGLYVSDDEGMLGASRWGGFFLPADLDHVYMLFEFRRVQETAAGRLAATNATPVELRAIETAAETCRHGHLTGQSALFDRGDDDFHLAIATASHNQFLVAAVREARRLQRQTNIIGMSGAVGGHASDAVEEHAAIFRAIRDGDPEEAARAAAIHLDNTLEDYRREIQRRLFDR from the coding sequence GTGACTCGTGACGAGGAGACCGCACCGCCTGCCCCGTACCGGCCCGGCTACGAAGTGGTGGCCGAGCAGATCCTGCAGCTGATCGCCGAGCTGGAACTGAAACCCGGTGACCGGATGCCGACGGAGGTCGAGCTGGCGGCGCGGATGGGAACCAGCCGGACCGTGGTGCGGGAGGCCGTCAAGATCCTCTCGGCGATCGGCCGGGTGCGAGCGCACAAGGGGCGTGGGCTGTATGTGTCCGACGACGAGGGCATGCTCGGCGCTTCCCGCTGGGGCGGCTTCTTCCTGCCCGCCGACCTCGACCACGTCTACATGCTTTTCGAATTCCGCCGGGTCCAGGAGACCGCGGCCGGCCGGCTGGCGGCGACGAACGCCACCCCGGTCGAGCTGCGTGCGATCGAGACCGCCGCCGAGACCTGCCGTCACGGCCACCTGACCGGCCAGAGCGCGCTGTTCGACCGCGGCGACGACGACTTCCACCTCGCGATCGCCACCGCGTCCCACAACCAGTTCCTCGTCGCTGCCGTGCGCGAAGCCCGCCGCCTGCAACGCCAGACGAACATCATCGGGATGTCCGGCGCGGTCGGCGGCCACGCGTCCGACGCCGTCGAAGAGCACGCCGCCATCTTCCGGGCGATCCGGGACGGCGACCCGGAGGAGGCGGCCCGTGCGGCCGCCATCCACCTCGACAACACCCTGGAGGACTACCGGCGGGAGATCCAGCGGCGCCTCTTCGACCGATGA
- a CDS encoding RICIN domain-containing protein gives MPPRTGSAAAALVTALLVTAVAAPPAHAATVTIAVAPTGDDANPGTPEQPVATPAKAQQLARAQSGASDVVVQLAGGTYRLSAPLKFTGADSGQNGHTVTWQAAAGHAPILSGGTQVTGWAVQDAGQNIWAAAVPQGTDSRQLFVDGALAPRAAIPISRGDVQITTSGMTIVNSALNYLATLPRQNRIEVESQNSFTDRYSPVDHVSGTSIVMQQPAWNNNNWGYDTLAKPFGGGQLFLENSYSFLKNAGQWYLDPQAGQLYYKAPAGWVPGDHDVELPRLTSLLQISGTYDSPVRGITFQGLHFEHTTWLTPGTSVGYANQQSGTFLPAAAPMPGDFLSSCQSGCPLFEGARNGWAQAPAAVQVSAATGITFSGNTFSHLGQVALGIGNDANAHASGIGLGASSIVVDRNTFTENSGAGIVVGGVRPDAHHPSNAAMTNRDITLSGNTVSRVALDYREMAGILSTYVTHAVITHNDVANLTYDGIDVGWGWGANDPGGSQDYRNRGLYNYQPVYSTPTTLRDTVVSYNRVHGTKKLMHDGGSIYNLSANPGSSIDHNHVFDNNHTVGLYLDEGSRYVSLSANVIQDSGVWAFTNAGGSNNTSDSTFSGNWYNGGATNVATGPPHNNVLSGNVQVSGTNWPSGAQQVIAAAGPGGTGTAASPVRAAGAGKCLDVNGASTTPGAQVQIWDCNGGANQSWTRTTAGELTVYGGDSTRCLDASGQGTTPGTKVVTWTCNGGANQRWQVTSAGTITGVQSGLCLEVTGSGTANGTAVRLWTCTGQANQKWTFG, from the coding sequence ATGCCGCCGCGCACCGGTTCCGCGGCCGCCGCACTCGTCACCGCGCTTCTGGTGACCGCGGTGGCCGCGCCGCCCGCCCACGCCGCGACCGTCACCATCGCCGTGGCACCCACGGGTGACGACGCCAACCCCGGTACCCCCGAGCAGCCGGTCGCCACCCCGGCGAAGGCCCAGCAGCTGGCCCGCGCCCAGTCGGGCGCCTCCGACGTGGTCGTGCAGCTCGCCGGTGGCACCTATCGGCTTTCCGCCCCGCTGAAGTTCACCGGTGCCGACTCGGGGCAGAACGGCCACACCGTCACCTGGCAGGCCGCGGCCGGCCACGCGCCGATCCTCTCCGGCGGCACCCAGGTCACCGGCTGGGCGGTGCAGGACGCCGGCCAGAACATCTGGGCGGCCGCCGTGCCGCAGGGCACCGACTCGCGGCAGCTGTTCGTGGACGGGGCGCTGGCGCCGCGCGCGGCGATCCCGATCTCGCGCGGCGACGTGCAGATCACCACCAGCGGCATGACCATCGTGAACTCCGCGCTGAACTACCTGGCGACGTTGCCGCGGCAGAACCGGATCGAGGTGGAGAGCCAGAACTCCTTCACCGACCGCTACTCCCCCGTCGACCACGTCAGCGGCACCTCGATCGTCATGCAGCAACCCGCGTGGAACAACAACAACTGGGGCTACGACACCCTCGCCAAACCCTTCGGCGGCGGCCAGCTGTTCCTGGAGAACTCCTACTCGTTCCTCAAGAACGCCGGCCAGTGGTACCTGGACCCGCAGGCCGGTCAGCTCTACTACAAGGCACCGGCGGGCTGGGTGCCCGGCGACCACGACGTCGAGCTCCCCCGGCTGACGTCGCTGCTGCAGATCAGCGGCACGTACGACAGTCCGGTGCGGGGAATCACGTTCCAGGGCCTGCACTTCGAGCACACGACGTGGCTCACGCCGGGCACTTCGGTCGGCTACGCCAACCAGCAGAGCGGCACGTTCCTCCCCGCCGCGGCGCCGATGCCGGGCGACTTCCTGAGCTCGTGCCAGTCGGGCTGCCCGCTGTTCGAAGGGGCCCGCAACGGCTGGGCGCAGGCCCCGGCCGCCGTGCAGGTCTCGGCCGCCACCGGGATCACCTTCAGCGGCAACACCTTCAGCCACCTCGGGCAGGTGGCGCTGGGTATCGGCAACGACGCGAACGCCCACGCGTCCGGGATCGGCCTCGGGGCGTCGTCGATCGTCGTGGACCGGAACACCTTCACCGAGAACTCGGGCGCGGGCATCGTCGTCGGCGGCGTGCGGCCGGACGCCCACCACCCCTCGAACGCGGCGATGACCAACCGCGACATCACGCTGTCGGGCAACACGGTCAGCCGGGTCGCCCTCGACTACCGGGAAATGGCCGGCATCCTGTCGACCTACGTCACGCACGCCGTGATCACGCACAACGACGTGGCGAACCTGACCTACGACGGCATCGACGTCGGCTGGGGCTGGGGCGCGAACGACCCGGGCGGCAGCCAGGACTACCGCAACCGCGGTCTCTACAACTACCAGCCCGTGTACTCCACCCCGACGACGTTGCGGGACACCGTCGTCAGCTACAACCGGGTGCACGGCACCAAGAAGCTCATGCACGACGGCGGCAGCATCTACAACCTCTCCGCCAACCCCGGCAGCTCCATAGACCACAACCACGTCTTCGACAACAACCACACCGTCGGCCTGTACCTCGACGAGGGCTCCCGCTACGTTTCCCTGTCGGCCAACGTGATCCAGGACTCCGGCGTGTGGGCCTTCACCAACGCCGGCGGCAGCAACAACACCAGCGACAGCACCTTCAGCGGCAACTGGTACAACGGCGGCGCGACGAACGTGGCCACCGGGCCGCCGCACAACAACGTCCTGAGCGGCAACGTCCAGGTGAGCGGCACCAACTGGCCTTCGGGCGCGCAGCAGGTCATCGCCGCCGCGGGCCCGGGCGGCACCGGGACGGCCGCGAGCCCGGTGCGCGCGGCCGGGGCGGGCAAGTGCCTGGACGTCAACGGCGCGAGCACCACCCCCGGCGCCCAGGTGCAGATCTGGGACTGCAACGGCGGTGCCAACCAGTCCTGGACCCGGACCACCGCGGGCGAGCTGACCGTCTACGGCGGCGACAGCACCCGCTGCCTGGACGCCTCCGGCCAGGGCACCACCCCTGGCACCAAGGTCGTCACCTGGACCTGCAACGGCGGCGCGAACCAGCGCTGGCAGGTCACTTCGGCCGGCACCATCACCGGTGTCCAATCAGGACTGTGCCTCGAGGTGACCGGCAGCGGTACCGCCAACGGCACCGCCGTCCGGCTCTGGACGTGCACCGGGCAAGCCAATCAGAAGTGGACCTTCGGCTGA
- a CDS encoding ricin-type beta-trefoil lectin domain protein, with product MRIRLIAAATALFLSAFLPGTPAAAESNGGVRVMPLGDSITEGTQVPGGYRIGLWQRLSAGGYQVDFTGSQYNGPAALGDHDHEGHPGWRIDQIDANVVTWLRNTGSHTVLLHIGTNDILQNYDVGRAPARLSGLIDHITATAPDAEVFVATIIPLANAGQESAARTFNSAIPGIVANNQNAGKHVHLVDMHSALTTGDLTDGIHPTATGYDKMAATWFSALKAVPGSIGNPGTSAARQIVGAQSGRCVDAASAANGTQVRLQDCGGQAGQAWTRSGQTLTVGGTKCLDASGHGTTNGTPVIVWDCHGQTNQQWTVAANGTITGVQSGLCLDAYGQGTANGTQLVLWTCSGQANQQWTLR from the coding sequence ATGAGAATCCGGCTCATCGCGGCCGCGACCGCCCTGTTCCTGAGCGCGTTCCTCCCGGGCACCCCGGCGGCCGCCGAATCCAACGGCGGGGTCCGGGTCATGCCGCTGGGCGACTCCATCACCGAAGGCACCCAGGTCCCCGGCGGGTACCGGATCGGGCTGTGGCAACGCCTGAGCGCGGGCGGCTACCAGGTCGACTTCACCGGCTCGCAGTACAACGGGCCGGCCGCCCTCGGCGACCACGACCACGAGGGCCACCCGGGCTGGCGCATCGACCAGATCGACGCGAACGTCGTCACCTGGCTGCGCAACACCGGCTCGCACACGGTCCTGCTGCACATCGGCACCAACGACATCCTGCAGAACTACGACGTCGGCCGCGCGCCCGCCCGGCTGTCCGGATTGATCGACCACATCACCGCGACCGCACCGGACGCCGAGGTCTTCGTCGCCACGATCATCCCGCTCGCCAACGCCGGGCAGGAGTCCGCGGCCCGCACGTTCAACTCCGCGATCCCCGGCATCGTGGCGAACAACCAGAACGCCGGCAAGCACGTACATCTGGTCGACATGCACTCGGCGCTGACCACCGGCGACCTGACCGACGGCATCCACCCCACGGCCACCGGCTACGACAAGATGGCCGCCACCTGGTTCAGCGCGCTGAAGGCCGTGCCCGGGAGCATCGGCAACCCCGGGACGTCCGCGGCGCGGCAGATCGTCGGCGCGCAGTCGGGCCGGTGCGTGGACGCCGCGAGCGCGGCCAACGGGACCCAGGTACGGCTGCAGGACTGCGGCGGGCAGGCCGGCCAGGCGTGGACCCGGTCCGGCCAGACGCTGACCGTCGGCGGGACGAAGTGCCTCGACGCGTCCGGCCACGGGACCACGAACGGCACCCCGGTGATCGTCTGGGACTGCCACGGGCAGACCAACCAGCAGTGGACCGTCGCCGCGAACGGCACGATCACCGGCGTCCAGTCGGGACTCTGCCTCGACGCGTACGGGCAGGGCACCGCCAACGGCACCCAGCTGGTCCTCTGGACCTGCAGCGGGCAGGCGAACCAGCAGTGGACACTGCGCTAG
- a CDS encoding DJ-1/PfpI family protein produces the protein MARVLILTGDAAEELDSMYPIFRLREGGHEAVVAAPTTRPVHLVVHDFEPGWDAYTEKPGHLLPVDLAFADVDPGDFDALVIPGGRAPEYLRTDPEVARIVPPFFERDLPVGTICHGAQVPAALGLLRGRTTAAFPPLKPDVEQAGATFADAPDVVDGTMVSCRGWPDLPEWSRAFLRLLEKASPA, from the coding sequence ATGGCCCGGGTGCTGATCCTGACCGGGGACGCCGCCGAGGAACTCGACTCGATGTACCCGATCTTCCGCCTGCGCGAAGGCGGCCACGAGGCGGTCGTGGCCGCGCCCACGACGCGCCCGGTGCACCTCGTGGTCCACGACTTCGAGCCCGGGTGGGACGCCTACACCGAGAAGCCGGGGCACCTGCTCCCGGTCGACCTGGCGTTCGCCGACGTGGACCCCGGCGATTTCGACGCGCTCGTGATCCCCGGCGGCCGCGCCCCGGAGTACCTGCGGACCGACCCGGAGGTGGCCCGGATCGTCCCGCCCTTCTTCGAGCGCGACCTCCCGGTCGGCACGATCTGCCACGGCGCCCAGGTCCCGGCGGCGCTGGGTCTCCTCCGCGGCCGCACCACGGCCGCCTTCCCGCCCCTGAAGCCGGACGTGGAGCAGGCGGGCGCCACGTTCGCCGACGCACCCGACGTCGTCGACGGCACGATGGTGTCCTGCCGCGGCTGGCCCGACCTGCCCGAGTGGTCCCGCGCTTTCCTCCGGCTGCTCGAGAAGGCGAGCCCGGCTTAG
- a CDS encoding ATP-binding protein: protein MPETDGERGAPAPWAMDLRGTTAPALVGIRRWASRALAHVGDDHLGDVLLVATELVTNAYDHGKGPVQVRMSRTARPCRVRIEVEDNCLEHPVVVTPSADTPGGRGMQIVAKLAAAWGVREHRASGGKTVWAEVPCDGAEG from the coding sequence ATGCCCGAAACGGACGGCGAGCGCGGCGCCCCGGCGCCGTGGGCGATGGACCTGCGGGGCACCACCGCCCCGGCGCTCGTGGGCATCCGGCGGTGGGCGTCCCGCGCGCTGGCCCACGTCGGCGACGACCACCTGGGGGACGTGCTGCTGGTGGCCACCGAGCTGGTGACCAACGCCTACGACCACGGCAAGGGGCCGGTGCAGGTCCGGATGAGCCGCACCGCGCGGCCGTGCCGGGTCCGGATCGAGGTGGAGGACAACTGCCTGGAGCACCCGGTCGTCGTGACTCCGTCGGCGGACACGCCCGGTGGCCGGGGCATGCAGATCGTGGCCAAGCTCGCCGCCGCCTGGGGCGTGCGGGAACACCGCGCGAGCGGCGGCAAGACCGTGTGGGCGGAAGTGCCCTGCGACGGGGCCGAGGGGTGA
- a CDS encoding FadR/GntR family transcriptional regulator, with the protein MDGAPSYRPGYELVAERILRLIAELRLLPGDRMPTENELAARLGSSRTVVREAVKILSAIGRVRAQKGRGLYVADDEGMLGSAFWGGLFLPTDLDHVYLLFEFRRVQELAAVRLAASRATPVELRTIEAAAETCRQGLLTGEAALFDRGDDEFHLGIAAASHNRFLLEAVREARRLQHQCSTIGLHGTVGGHAAEAVGEHAAIHRAIRDGDPEAAARATAVHLDNTLEDYRREIRRRVFG; encoded by the coding sequence ATGGACGGCGCGCCGTCGTACCGGCCGGGCTACGAGCTCGTGGCCGAGCGGATCCTCCGGCTCATCGCCGAGCTCCGGCTGCTGCCGGGCGACCGCATGCCCACCGAGAACGAGCTGGCCGCCCGGCTGGGCAGCTCCCGCACGGTGGTGCGCGAGGCGGTCAAGATCCTTTCCGCGATCGGCCGGGTGCGGGCCCAGAAGGGGCGCGGCCTCTACGTCGCCGACGACGAGGGGATGCTCGGCTCGGCGTTCTGGGGCGGGCTGTTCCTGCCGACCGACCTCGACCACGTCTACCTGCTGTTCGAGTTCCGCCGGGTCCAGGAGCTGGCCGCCGTCCGGCTGGCGGCGTCCCGGGCCACCCCCGTCGAGCTGCGGACGATCGAGGCGGCGGCGGAAACCTGCCGACAGGGACTCCTGACCGGCGAGGCGGCGCTGTTCGACCGCGGGGACGACGAGTTCCACCTCGGCATCGCGGCCGCGTCCCACAACCGGTTCCTCCTGGAGGCCGTCCGCGAAGCGCGCCGGCTGCAGCATCAGTGCAGCACGATCGGGCTGCACGGCACCGTCGGCGGGCACGCGGCCGAGGCGGTCGGCGAGCACGCCGCGATCCACCGGGCGATCCGGGACGGCGACCCGGAAGCCGCCGCGCGGGCCACCGCGGTCCACCTCGACAACACCCTCGAGGACTACCGGCGCGAGATCCGGCGGCGCGTCTTCGGCTGA